In Dehalococcoidia bacterium, the following are encoded in one genomic region:
- the thiD gene encoding bifunctional hydroxymethylpyrimidine kinase/phosphomethylpyrimidine kinase produces the protein MTIAGSDSGAGAGMQADLKTFAALGVFGTSAITAITAQNTTGVTDVLELPTSLIESQIDAIVSDIGTDAVKTGMLSSYEIINTVAERISHYEFARVVIDPVMVATTGNRLLREDAEDVLRTLLVPMATVVTPNSREASVLTGQAVTTVEDLKTAARFLVHEVGAQNAVVKGGHLDGPATDVLYDGSEFWTFTSERIDTTSTHGTGCTLASAIAAGLAKGLDVPDSVKAAKDYVTTAIRKSYPVGRGHGPVNHFHELWGGE, from the coding sequence ATGACGATAGCTGGGTCGGACTCCGGCGCCGGCGCCGGGATGCAAGCGGACCTCAAGACATTCGCTGCCCTTGGAGTATTCGGCACGTCCGCAATCACCGCCATAACCGCCCAGAACACGACCGGTGTCACAGACGTCCTGGAGCTACCCACATCTCTGATAGAGTCCCAGATAGACGCCATCGTATCGGACATTGGCACGGACGCGGTTAAGACCGGCATGCTCTCCAGCTACGAGATCATCAACACTGTTGCCGAGAGAATATCCCACTACGAATTTGCGAGAGTGGTCATAGACCCCGTGATGGTGGCTACGACCGGGAACCGGTTGCTTAGAGAAGACGCCGAGGATGTCTTGCGTACCCTGCTGGTCCCTATGGCGACGGTTGTTACCCCTAACAGCCGAGAAGCGAGCGTACTTACAGGCCAGGCTGTCACGACCGTAGAAGACCTCAAAACAGCCGCCAGGTTTCTCGTGCACGAGGTCGGGGCACAGAACGCAGTAGTCAAGGGAGGTCACCTGGATGGGCCGGCAACAGACGTCCTCTATGACGGCTCCGAGTTCTGGACGTTCACGTCGGAGAGAATCGACACGACCAGTACCCATGGCACCGGGTGCACACTTGCGTCAGCAATAGCCGCCGGCCTTGCCAAAGGCCTGGACGTTCCTGATTCGGTGAAGGCTGCAAAGGACTACGTGACAACCGCCATTCGCAAGAGCTATCCCGTAGGACGGGGCCACGGTCCAGTGAACCACTTCCACGAACTGTGGGGAGGCGAATAG
- a CDS encoding DMT family transporter: MSKPTTMQTRDTKAPTRETRRPAGLFASGFALFTAVLWGGNNVSIKIALERGSPLQIGWIRFVLGAVATIAYMAVRRESFTVSRHEVWPLVAVGLMFSVQLVFMNIGQDLTTAGHGVALHSTMPIWAATISMLFIPSDRLTRWRVLAMALSYVGVLAVVFGDTGANEAGTTVLGDVLSLISAILLGARTVMISIYAQHVSEAKLMLGQLVIGTVLLLAGSYVFETPTYTTDGSFWFALAYQGFVIAGFGFLATAWLLKHYLPSTVTFYFFVQPVAGVTLAWLILGEDPGRGLIAGVALVCVGALLHSGESFLKARRVAQG, encoded by the coding sequence ATGAGCAAACCGACCACCATGCAGACACGCGACACTAAAGCCCCAACTAGGGAGACCCGCCGACCCGCCGGACTGTTTGCCAGCGGTTTCGCCCTGTTCACGGCAGTTCTTTGGGGCGGTAACAACGTAAGCATCAAGATCGCCCTCGAACGCGGATCGCCACTGCAGATCGGCTGGATCAGGTTCGTGCTCGGAGCAGTCGCAACCATTGCCTATATGGCGGTCCGGCGGGAGTCGTTCACCGTTAGCAGGCATGAAGTATGGCCTCTGGTGGCCGTGGGGCTGATGTTCTCCGTTCAGTTGGTGTTCATGAACATTGGGCAGGACCTCACGACGGCAGGGCACGGAGTTGCGCTGCACTCAACGATGCCGATCTGGGCGGCTACGATCTCCATGCTGTTCATACCTTCCGACAGGTTGACCCGTTGGAGGGTGCTTGCCATGGCACTCTCATACGTCGGCGTGCTGGCAGTCGTATTCGGCGACACTGGTGCAAACGAGGCTGGTACCACTGTTCTTGGAGACGTTCTGAGCCTGATTTCGGCGATTTTACTAGGTGCGCGGACAGTCATGATTTCAATCTACGCGCAGCATGTCTCAGAGGCCAAGCTGATGCTGGGACAACTCGTGATCGGTACGGTCCTGCTGCTCGCAGGCAGCTACGTATTCGAGACGCCAACCTACACTACAGATGGGTCTTTCTGGTTTGCACTGGCTTATCAGGGATTCGTCATCGCAGGCTTCGGATTCCTGGCAACCGCATGGCTCCTGAAGCACTATCTGCCTTCAACGGTAACGTTCTACTTCTTTGTGCAGCCAGTTGCGGGCGTGACACTCGCGTGGCTGATTCTCGGAGAGGATCCTGGAAGAGGACTCATCGCCGGCGTGGCATTGGTATGCGTTGGAGCGCTACTGCACAGTGGTGAGTCATTCCTGAAGGCCAGGAGAGTCGCCCAGGGGTAA
- a CDS encoding aspartyl/glutamyl-tRNA amidotransferase subunit A produces MAANSELYFLTIHQAGEMIRNGELSPVELTRACLDRIEQTDDRLNSFILLTADDALREARIAESEILSGNYRGNMHGIPFALKDLYDTAGVRTTSGSQVDIDRVPTEDATTTAGLKAAGGILLGKLAMHEFALGGPDWTTPFEPARNPWNLDHITGGSSSGSGSAVASGQALGALGSCTGGSIRGPASLCGIVGLKPTYGRVSRFGVVTLSWSQDHAGPMTWTVEDTAYMLQAIAGHDPKDPTSSRAPVPDYSLSLREDIRGVRLGLPRHYFFDPDPSVNPEVVATVEKAVKDLESLGAHIEEVELPSLEHIRAANSVIMVSEAYAYHEPNLKTRPQEFGEIVRGRFRVGALMSAADYLQAQRVRTWARREFADVLKNVDLLVTPTMTQPAAAFDGYDPSSTVMGRSFTAPFNVTGLPAISVPCGFTEDGLPIGMQIAGKPFDEPGVIQAAYTYQQHAGWYETRPPI; encoded by the coding sequence ATGGCGGCAAATAGCGAACTTTACTTCCTGACCATTCACCAGGCTGGAGAGATGATTCGCAATGGCGAGCTCTCCCCAGTGGAGCTGACCCGCGCGTGTCTAGATCGAATAGAGCAGACTGATGACAGACTTAACTCGTTCATACTGCTTACGGCTGACGATGCGCTGAGGGAAGCCCGAATCGCCGAGTCTGAGATTCTGAGTGGCAACTACAGGGGGAATATGCACGGCATCCCTTTCGCGCTCAAGGACCTCTACGACACCGCGGGTGTACGAACCACCTCAGGGTCTCAAGTCGACATCGACCGCGTGCCCACCGAGGACGCTACTACGACAGCCGGGCTGAAAGCCGCTGGCGGTATCTTGCTCGGCAAGCTCGCCATGCACGAGTTCGCGTTGGGAGGCCCAGACTGGACGACGCCGTTTGAACCCGCCCGCAACCCCTGGAACCTAGACCATATAACTGGAGGGTCGAGCAGCGGCTCCGGATCAGCAGTGGCGTCCGGCCAAGCTCTTGGAGCCCTGGGATCGTGCACAGGCGGGTCGATTCGTGGGCCCGCGTCTTTGTGCGGAATCGTAGGTCTGAAGCCAACATACGGACGTGTAAGTCGCTTCGGAGTCGTGACCTTAAGCTGGTCGCAGGACCATGCGGGTCCAATGACCTGGACAGTCGAGGACACGGCATACATGCTGCAGGCCATTGCAGGCCATGACCCAAAGGACCCCACTTCGAGCCGGGCGCCTGTGCCAGACTACTCACTTTCGCTAAGGGAAGACATCCGGGGCGTAAGACTTGGCCTGCCTCGGCACTACTTCTTCGACCCCGACCCCAGCGTCAACCCTGAAGTGGTGGCTACCGTCGAAAAGGCGGTCAAAGACTTGGAAAGTCTCGGCGCCCACATCGAGGAAGTAGAACTTCCAAGTCTTGAACACATAAGAGCCGCCAACTCGGTGATCATGGTCAGTGAAGCTTACGCATATCATGAGCCCAATCTGAAGACACGTCCGCAGGAATTCGGAGAAATCGTACGAGGACGATTCAGGGTTGGTGCGCTTATGAGCGCCGCAGACTACCTTCAGGCCCAGCGCGTGCGAACTTGGGCGAGGAGAGAGTTCGCTGATGTGTTGAAGAACGTAGACCTGCTGGTCACGCCAACTATGACTCAGCCGGCAGCAGCGTTCGATGGTTACGACCCCAGCTCAACGGTCATGGGGAGGAGCTTCACGGCTCCCTTCAATGTAACCGGTCTCCCGGCAATCTCCGTTCCATGCGGATTCACCGAGGACGGCCTGCCAATCGGGATGCAGATCGCAGGTAAACCATTCGACGAGCCGGGAGTGATCCAAGCCGCGTACACATATCAGCAGCATGCAGGCTGGTACGAGACAAGGCCTCCCATCTAG